The Brassica oleracea var. oleracea cultivar TO1000 chromosome C6, BOL, whole genome shotgun sequence genome includes a region encoding these proteins:
- the LOC106301074 gene encoding alpha-dioxygenase 2, producing the protein MGFSPSSSWFLHPELHHVVSKMSLFDTFLFYIVHLVDKLGLWHRFPVLLGVAYLGIRRHLHQRYNLVHVGGINGQGYDTDEFSYRTADGKCNHPSDDSVGSQGTFIGRNMPLCTSQYGILDPHPSVVATKLLARKRFIDNGDQFNVIACSWIQFMIHDWVDHLEDTHQIELEAPEEVAGGCPLKSFKFLRTKKVLSGDHHKTGAVNTRTPWWDGSVVYGNDEAGMRRVRVFKDGKLKLSGDGLLERDERGVPISGDIRNSWSGFSLLQALFVKEHNSVCEMLKERYPDFDDEKLYRTARLVTAAVIAKVHTVDWTIELLKTDTLTAGMRINWYGFLGKKVKDTIGARFGPILSGLVGMKKPRDHGVPYSLTEEFVSVYRMHCLLPDTLSLRDIRSESVDKANPAIEREVPMTELIGKEGGTKGSRIGFEQLLVSMGHQSCGALTLWNYPNWMRNLVAQDINGEDRTNLIDMAALEIYRDRERGVPRYNEFRKNLLMSPINKWEDLTDSEEAIKVLKEVYEGDIDKLDLNVGLHAEKKIRGFAISETAFFIFLLVASRRLEADRFFTTNFNEKTYTKEGLEWVNTTESLKDVIDRHFPSLTNKWMRCTSAFSVWSSDPDPTNWLPLYLRSAP; encoded by the exons ATGGGTTTCTCTCCATCTTCTTCCTGGTTTCTTCACCCTGAGCTTCATCATGTTGTTTCCAAGATGTCTCTCTTTGATACCTTTTTGTTCTAT ATTGTGCACTTAGTGGACAAGCTAGGATTATGGCATAGGTTTCCAGTGTTATTAGGAGTAGCTTACTTGGGGATACGAAGACATTTACATCAACGTTACAATCTGGTACACGTCGGTGGTATCAACGGCCAGGGTTACGACACCGATGAGTTCTCTTATCGTACGGCTGATGGCAAGTGTAACCATCCCTCCGATGACTCTGTCGGTAGCCAAGGCACCTTTATTGGCCGGAATATGCCTCTATGTACTTCTCAGTACGGT ATTTTGGATCCACATCCAAGTGTTGTGGCTACAAAGTTGTTGGCGAGAAAGAGATTCATAGACAATGGGGACCAATTCAACGTGATAGCTTGTTCTTGGATTCAGTTCATGATCCATGATTGGGTTGATCATTTAGAAGACACCCACCAG ATCGAGCTTGAAGCTCCAGAAGAAGTAGCAGGTGGATGTCCATTGAAGTCATTCAAGTTCTTGAGAACGAAGAAAGTTCTCTCTGGTGATCACCACAAAACTGGTGCTGTCAACACTAGAACTCCTTGGTG GGACGGGAGTGTAGTTTATGGAAATGATGAGGCTGGAATGAGAAGAGTAAGGGTTTTCAAGGACGGGAAACTAAAACTCTCCGGTGATGGTTTACTGGAGAGGGACGAAAGAGGTGTTCCGATCTCCGGTGACATAAGAAACAGCTGGTCAGGTTTCTCTCTGTTGCAAGCCCTCTTTGTCAAAGAACACAACTCTGTTTGCGAAATGCTCAAA GAACGCTATCCAGATTTTGACGATGAGAAACTCTACAGGACTGCTAGATTGGTGACTGCAGCGGTTATCGCTAAGGTTCACACAGTTGATTGGACAATAGAACTCTTGAAGACAGATACACTTACAGCTGGAATGAGGATCAATTGGTATGGATTCTTAGGGAAGAAAGTGAAGGACACGATTGGAGCAAGATTTGGTCCAATACTTAGTGGATTAGTTGGTATGAAGAAACCTAGAGATCATGGAGTTCCTTACTCTCTAACCGAAGAGTTCGTTAGTGTCTACAGGATGCATTGTCTTCTACCAGACACACTTAGCCTCCGAGATATTAGATCTGAGAGTGTAGACAAAGCAAACCCTGCAATAGAGCGAGA GGTACCGATGACTGAACTGATTGGGAAAGAAGGAGGAACAAAGGGTTCGCGAATCGGTTTTGAGCAGTTGCTTGTTTCAATGGGACACCAATCTTGTGGTGCACTGACATTGTGGAATTACCCTAACTGGATGAGGAACCTTGTGGCTCAAGATATTAATGGAGAAGATAGAACTAACCTTATCGATATGGCTGCCTTGGAGA TTTATAGAGATCGGGAGAGAGGAGTTCCTCGATACAACGAGTTCAGAAAGAATCTGCTGATGAGTCCAATCAACAAATGGGAAGATCTAACAGACAGTGAAGAAGCTATCAAGGTTTTAAAGGAAGTGTACGAAGGCGATATCGACAAGCTTGACTTGAACGTGGGACTACATGCAGAGAAGAAGATCAGAGGATTCGCCATTAGCGAAACTGCTTTCTTCATCTTCCTCCTCGTTGCCTCCAG GAGGTTAGAAGCAGATCGTTTTTTCACGACAAATTTCAACGAGAAGACGTATACTAAAGAAGGGTTAGAGTGGGTTAATACAACAGAGTCTTTAAAGGATGTAATAGACCGGCACTTCCCTAGTTTAACGAACAAGTGGATGCGATGTACGAGCGCTTTCTCAGTCTGGAGCTCAGATCCTGACCCAACCAATTGGCTTCCTTTGTACCTTCGGTCCGCGCCATAA
- the LOC106298216 gene encoding mitogen-activated protein kinase 15 yields MGGGGSNLVDGLLRWLFFQRRPSSSSNTHDQIHNPDNLVDNDGDSKNPNGIEDLDPSKLKLIKVPKRDHSPMDAQKKAIPNADFFTEYGEANRYQIQQVVGKGSYGVVGSAIDTHTGERVAIKKINDVFDHISDATRILREIKLLRLLLHPDVVQIKHIMLPPSRREFRDVYVVFELMESDLHQVIKANDDLTPEHHRFFMYQLLRGLKYVHAANVFHRDLKPKNILANADCKLKICDFGLARVSFDDAPSAIFWTDYVATRWYRAPELCGSFFSKYTPAIDIWSVGCIFAEMLLGKPLFPGKNVVHQLDIMTDFLGTPPPEAISKIRNDKARRYIGNMRKKQPVPFSKKFPKADPSALRLLQRLIAFDPKDRPSAEEALADPYFNGVSSSEREPSTQPISKLEFEFERKKLTKDDVRELIYREILEYHPQMQEEYLRGGNDLSFMYPSGVDRFRRQFAHLEENQGQGGRSTALQRQHASLPRERVPAPKNETDEESSNDIERRISAVVASTLDSPKASQQPEGTDNGGGYSARNLMKSASISGSKCIGVQSKTNIEDAIAEEQDEIVEKVASLHNT; encoded by the exons ATGGGTGGTGGTGGTAGCAATCTCGTTGATGGTCTTCTTCGTTGGCTTTTCTTCCAACGTCGTCCTTCTTCTTCCTCCAACACTCACGATCAGATTCACAATCCCGATAACTTAGTAGATAACGACGGTGATTCAAAGAACCCTAATGGTATTGAAGATCTCGATCCATCTAAGCTAAAACTAATCAAGGTTCCAAAACGAGATCATTCACCCATGGATGCTCAAAAGAAG GCTATACCTAATGCGGACTTCTTCACTGAGTATGGAGAAGCAAACAGGTATCAGATCCAACAAGTAGTTGGCAAAGGAAGCTATGGAGTTGTTGGTTCTGCTATTGACACCCACACCGGAGAAAGAGTTGCTATCAAGAAGATCAACGATGTCTTTGACCACATCTCTGACGCTACTAGGATCTTGAGGGAGATCAAGTTGCTGCGCTTGCTTCTTCACCCTGACGTTGTGCAGATTAAACACATCATGCTCCCTCCTTCAAGAAGAGAGTTTCGTGATGTTTACGTAGTTTTCGAGTTGATGGAATCTGATCTTCATCAGGTGATTAAGGCTAATGATGATCTGACTCCTGAGCATCATCGGTTTTTCATGTACCAGCTTCTACGTGGTTTGAAGTATGTTCATGCTG CGAATGTGTTTCATAGGGATTTGAAACCAAAGAACATTCTAGCTAATGCTGATTGCAAGTTGAAGATCTGTGACTTTGGGCTTGCTCGTGTATCTTTTGATGACGCACCGTCCGCTATCTTTTGGACA GATTATGTAGCTACTCGGTGGTATCGTGCCCCTGAACTATGTGGATCTTTCTTCTCCAAA TATACCCCTGCGATTGATATTTGGAGCGTCGGTTGCATATTCGCTGAAATGCTTTTAGGGAAGCCGCTGTTTCCTGGGAAAAATGTAGTTCACCAACTGGATATTATGACCGATTTTCTTGGCACTCCACCTCCAGAAGCAATATCCAAG ATCAGAAATGATAAGGCGAGGAGATATATTGGTAACATGAGGAAGAAACAGCCAGTCCCATTCTCTAAAAAATTCCCTAAAGCTGATCCTTCTGCTCTCCGCCTGTTGCAACGTCTGATTGCCTTTGATCCAAAAGATCGTCCATCCGCCGAAGAA GCACTGGCTGATCCATATTTTAATGGTGTTTCAAGTTCAGAGAGGGAACCATCGACACAGCCGATCTCAAAGCTTGAATTTGAGTTTGAGAGAAAGAAGTTAACAAAAGATGATGTCAGAGAGTTAATCTACAGAGAG ATACTGGAGTATCATCCTCAGATGCAGGAGGAATACCTTCGTGGTGGCAATGACCTCAGCTTCATGTACCCCAG TGGGGTAGATAGATTTAGGAGGCAGTTTGCTCATCTTGAAGAAAATCAAGGTCAGGGTGGAAGAAGTACTGCGCTTCAGAGACAGCATGCTTCTTTACCAAG AGAAAGAGTTCCTGCACCAAAAAATGAGACAGATGAAGAAAGCAGCAACGATATTGAGAGAAGAATATCAGCTGTTGTAGCATCAACCCTAGACAGTCCCAAAGCTTCACAACAACCTGAAGGTACAGATAATGGAGGAGGATACAGTGCACGTAACCTGATGAAAAGCGCTAGTATCAGTGGTTCTAAATGTATAGGTGTCCAATCTAAAACCAACATTGAG GACGCCATAGCAGAGGAACAAGATGAGATAGTTGAGAAAGTTGCATCTCTACACAATACTTAG